A single Triticum dicoccoides isolate Atlit2015 ecotype Zavitan chromosome 2A, WEW_v2.0, whole genome shotgun sequence DNA region contains:
- the LOC119354173 gene encoding uncharacterized protein LOC119354173 has translation MCKMRKPKKHLYIIFDDWELGFSIRKIDLDTDQLIPGGYKALEVALPAPSIRFRAKCSYPIYFSDAIGSKILAMHPKKENADRGAFCFDVHNRRLNCIPRHTDQFRSIYLPIGDKLFALGTSLWKSLTCSRWWA, from the coding sequence ATGTGTAAGATGAGAAAGCCGAAGAAGCATCTTTATATAATCTTTGATGACTGGGAGTTGGGATTCAGCATCCGCAAGATTGATTTGGACACTGATCAGCTGATACCAGGAGGCTACAAGGCACTGGAGGTTGCCCTGCCAGCTCCATCTATCCGCTTTAGGGCAAAGTGCAGCTATCCCATTTACTTCTCTGATGCCATTGGTTCCAAGATCTTGGCAATGCATCCCAAGAAAGAGAATGCTGACCGGGGTGCTTTCTGCTTTGATGTCCACAATCGGAGACTCAACTGCATCCCGCGCCACACTGATCAGTTCAGGTCCATTTACCTCCCCATTGGCGACAAGCTCTTTGCATTGGGAACTTCTCTTTGGAAATCCTTGACCTGCAGCCGCTGGTGGGCCTAA